The following proteins are encoded in a genomic region of Clarias gariepinus isolate MV-2021 ecotype Netherlands chromosome 12, CGAR_prim_01v2, whole genome shotgun sequence:
- the LOC128533943 gene encoding uncharacterized protein LOC128533943, whose product MSVGSLPLCAGEETLELHSVDLEMEAVEKLIRDLQVKLARLQQRKATLESSRTDAHLSQVNSRHENSPTTSTPRASLPRSNAPRTQPAQLSFTPAPGYHEAWKLQQRKTRAKPRARTSPPPPPPVFEISTRNRFAPLRETAHDALVIGDSIVRHVRATTAKGKAYTRCLPGARVLDVAAQVPAALRKNIRAVVLHAGTNDIRLRQTEILKKDFRSLVEKVRSTSPTTKIVVSGPLPTFQRGIERLYRTDGLHPSRAGAAVLSDNISRTLRTI is encoded by the exons atgtcggttgggtctctgcccctgtgtgcaggtgaggagacattggagctgcactcggtagacttggagatggaggccgtggagaagctgatccgcgacctacaggtgaagctggcccggctacagcagcggaaagccacgctggaatcgtcgcggaccgacgctcacctgtcccaggtaaattctcggcatgagaattctccgacGACCTCAACcccgcgtgcttctctgcccaggtccaacgcaccgagaacgcagcctgcccagctttccttcaccccggcgccgggataccacgaggcctggaaacttcagcagcggaagacgcgcgccaagccccgggcgaggacctctcctcctccgccaccacccgtcttcgagatctcaacccgaaaccgcttcgctcctctccgtgagacggcacacgacgcgctggtcatcggagactccattgtccggcacgtgcgtgctaccacagctaaaggtaaggcgtacacgcgctgtttacctggtgcacgtgttcttgatgttgctgcacaggtgcctgcggccctgaggaagaacattcgagctgtggttctccatgctggcaccaacgacatcaggctgaggcagacggagatcctaaagaaggacttcaggagcctggttgagaaggtccgcagcacatcacccacgacaaagatcgtcgtatctggaccacttccgacatttcagagaggaatcgagag gctctaccgcacagatggcctgcaccctagcagagctggagcagcggtcctctctgacaacatctccaggacattacgaaccatctga